The proteins below are encoded in one region of Campylobacter rectus:
- the dnaJ gene encoding molecular chaperone DnaJ, with product MEINYYEILEISKNSDSETIKKAFRKLALKYHPDRNQGDKEAEEKFKLVNEAYQVLSDEEKRAIYDRYGKAGLESRGGFSSGGFSADFDLGDIFNSFFGGGFGPGASSRKKSTGKYPLDIEIALRIKFNEAVFGAEKELEFTIKKPCQTCKGSGSKDGKTHVCPHCEGRGRISQQRGFMSFVQECPYCNGTGETIKDRCSGCGGSGYKEERQSVKVNIPEGIDDGMRMRVSEKGNVSSTGARGDLYVHIEVEADEHFVRHENDVYIEIPVFFTQAVLGETITIPTLKGTTELKLPVGAKDKQQFVFDGLGVKNVNSKRYGRLVAQISVKTPKELTGEQISLLKQLQESFGIKAGRASYDEEEDEGILDKIKGWFKGEEPGDKGKKKGKKA from the coding sequence GTGGAGATAAACTACTACGAAATTTTAGAAATCAGCAAAAACAGCGACTCTGAAACCATAAAAAAAGCATTTAGAAAACTAGCCCTAAAATACCATCCCGATCGCAATCAAGGCGACAAAGAAGCCGAGGAAAAATTTAAGCTCGTAAATGAAGCCTATCAAGTGCTAAGCGACGAGGAAAAGCGCGCGATATACGATAGATACGGCAAAGCGGGGCTTGAAAGCAGAGGCGGATTTAGCTCCGGCGGATTTAGCGCCGATTTTGATTTGGGCGATATTTTTAACTCGTTTTTCGGCGGCGGCTTTGGCCCCGGCGCAAGCAGCCGCAAAAAAAGCACGGGCAAATATCCGCTCGATATAGAAATAGCTCTTAGGATCAAATTTAACGAAGCGGTGTTCGGCGCCGAAAAAGAGCTAGAATTTACGATAAAAAAACCGTGCCAAACCTGCAAAGGCAGCGGCTCGAAAGACGGCAAGACGCACGTTTGTCCGCACTGCGAGGGTAGGGGACGGATATCGCAGCAGCGAGGCTTTATGAGCTTCGTGCAGGAGTGTCCTTACTGTAACGGCACCGGCGAAACGATCAAAGATAGATGCTCCGGGTGCGGCGGTAGCGGTTATAAAGAAGAACGCCAAAGCGTGAAAGTAAATATCCCCGAGGGCATCGACGACGGTATGCGCATGCGCGTGAGCGAAAAGGGCAACGTCTCCTCAACCGGCGCCAGAGGCGATCTATACGTGCATATCGAGGTTGAGGCCGACGAGCATTTCGTGCGTCACGAAAACGACGTCTATATCGAGATTCCGGTATTTTTCACGCAGGCGGTTTTGGGCGAGACGATCACGATCCCGACGCTAAAAGGCACGACCGAGCTAAAACTTCCCGTCGGAGCAAAGGACAAGCAGCAGTTCGTATTTGACGGGCTTGGCGTAAAAAACGTAAATAGCAAAAGATACGGCAGGCTCGTAGCGCAAATCTCCGTAAAAACGCCAAAAGAGCTAACGGGCGAGCAAATCTCTCTGCTAAAGCAGCTACAAGAAAGCTTCGGTATCAAGGCCGGTAGGGCGAGCTACGACGAGGAAGAGGACGAGGGGATCTTAGACAAGATAAAAGGGTGGTTTAAGGGCGAGGAACCTGGCGACAAAGGCAAGAAAAAGGGCAAAAAGGCGTAA
- a CDS encoding response regulator transcription factor, with the protein MINVLMIEDDPEFAQILSEYLSDFNIKVTNFEDPYLGLSAGVKNFDLLILDLTLPGMDGLEVCKEIRSKYNIPIIISSARSDISDKVVGLQLGADDYLPKPYDPKEMYARIMSLIRRYKKTNEVQEEVVDTLFRIDERRHEIYYNNESLTLTPAEYEILSYLIKQHSFSVSREQLVYNCKSLKDKDSKSLDVIIGRLRTKIGDSSKAPKHIFSVRGIGYKLIG; encoded by the coding sequence ATGATTAATGTTTTAATGATTGAAGACGATCCTGAATTCGCGCAAATTCTCTCCGAGTATCTAAGCGATTTTAATATTAAAGTAACTAATTTTGAAGATCCTTACTTAGGGCTAAGCGCCGGAGTAAAAAATTTCGACTTGCTTATCCTGGACCTTACTTTGCCCGGTATGGACGGCCTAGAGGTATGCAAAGAGATCCGCAGCAAATACAACATTCCTATCATCATCTCTTCGGCCCGCAGCGACATCAGCGACAAGGTCGTCGGCTTGCAACTAGGCGCGGACGACTATCTGCCAAAACCTTACGATCCGAAGGAAATGTACGCACGCATAATGAGCTTAATCCGCCGCTACAAAAAGACCAACGAAGTGCAAGAGGAGGTCGTGGATACGCTATTTAGGATAGACGAGCGCAGGCATGAAATTTACTACAACAACGAAAGCCTGACGCTAACGCCTGCCGAATATGAAATTTTAAGCTATCTTATCAAGCAGCACAGCTTTTCCGTTTCGCGCGAGCAGCTGGTATATAACTGCAAAAGCCTAAAAGACAAGGACTCAAAGAGCTTAGACGTCATCATCGGCAGACTAAGAACCAAAATCGGCGACAGCTCAAAAGCGCCTAAACATATATTTTCGGTACGCGGAATAGGCTATAAACTCATAGGATGA
- a CDS encoding ArsS family sensor histidine kinase yields the protein MRYSLTTKITVVFALAFSLVCILFYTFANIQLDNALEKIKNKQLNAINYLIASYEKSNPPSDLTIYFRNFGLTYVKSDKTVANVLSGGKTIFAKQTQLGLFQSLLFQDSLYLQIKNPSFQILLESDDTKNINDPIWVGFILTSALLISLYVSVINSLMPLKKLSSDIRKFGAGNMDVNIAKPDSNDEIAKVAIEFDAAASKIRELLRSRQLFLRTIMHELKTPIGKGRIVSEMVQNETHKSRLIAIFERLDMLINEFGKIEQLLSKNYALNYQESYFSNILEQARDMLMLDKFEEKVSVDIRQDILLRVDFGLFSLAIKNLIDNALKYADDKKAQVICDKDGIVVRNLGKPLQNPIEYYLQAFIREKGNKSGGMGLGLYIIDHICQMHKFSLKYSYEDGYHAFKICTKPKESVEKRA from the coding sequence ATGAGATACTCCTTAACAACGAAGATAACGGTAGTTTTCGCGCTGGCGTTTTCGCTTGTTTGTATTTTGTTTTACACGTTTGCGAACATCCAGCTGGACAATGCGCTGGAAAAGATAAAAAACAAGCAGCTAAACGCGATAAACTACCTCATCGCCTCATACGAAAAGTCAAATCCTCCGAGCGATTTGACGATTTATTTTAGAAATTTCGGACTAACCTACGTCAAAAGCGACAAAACCGTCGCAAACGTCCTAAGCGGCGGCAAAACCATATTTGCCAAGCAAACGCAGCTGGGGCTCTTCCAGTCGCTGCTTTTTCAGGATAGTTTATATTTGCAGATCAAAAATCCTTCGTTTCAAATTTTGCTTGAAAGCGATGACACCAAAAACATAAACGATCCCATCTGGGTGGGCTTTATCCTCACGAGCGCACTTCTCATTTCGCTTTACGTTTCAGTGATAAACTCGTTGATGCCGCTTAAAAAATTAAGTTCGGATATCAGAAAATTCGGCGCCGGAAACATGGACGTAAATATCGCCAAGCCCGACTCCAACGACGAAATCGCCAAGGTCGCGATAGAATTTGACGCCGCAGCCAGCAAGATCAGGGAGCTTTTGCGCTCGCGCCAGCTGTTTTTACGCACTATTATGCACGAACTAAAAACGCCGATCGGCAAAGGTCGCATAGTCTCTGAAATGGTGCAGAACGAAACGCACAAAAGCCGCCTAATAGCGATATTTGAGCGCCTTGATATGCTCATAAACGAGTTTGGCAAGATCGAGCAGCTGCTATCTAAAAACTACGCTCTAAACTATCAGGAGTCATACTTTTCAAACATCCTTGAACAGGCGCGCGACATGCTGATGCTCGATAAATTTGAAGAAAAAGTGAGCGTAGATATCCGTCAAGATATTTTGCTGCGCGTAGATTTCGGGCTCTTTTCGCTTGCGATCAAAAATCTCATAGATAACGCCCTAAAATACGCCGACGATAAAAAGGCGCAGGTTATCTGCGACAAAGACGGCATCGTCGTGAGAAATCTAGGCAAACCGCTGCAAAACCCCATCGAATACTATTTGCAGGCTTTTATCCGCGAAAAGGGCAACAAAAGCGGCGGTATGGGGCTAGGTCTTTACATCATCGATCACATCTGCCAGATGCACAAATTTAGCCTAAAATACTCATACGAAGACGGCTACCACGCGTTTAAAATTTGCACCAAGCCAAAGGAAAGCGTTGAAAAAAGGGCTTGA
- the recR gene encoding recombination mediator RecR: protein MKKGLEKFNELVAAFERLPGVGKKSAQRYAYHVCLKDSFGGLKLAQSIEDAVRFTGKCQICGGLSEDEICDICSDETRDKELLAVVESPKDILVFEQSAIYRGRYFALEEITQGQTEKLRTVIVQNGVTEIIFALTPGLSSDAVMIFIEDKLSDLNVKFSKIAQGVPTGVNLENIDILSLMKALDSRTKL, encoded by the coding sequence TTGAAAAAAGGGCTTGAGAAATTTAACGAGCTCGTGGCGGCCTTTGAGCGATTGCCGGGCGTGGGCAAAAAGTCCGCCCAGCGCTACGCCTATCACGTCTGCTTAAAGGACAGCTTCGGCGGACTAAAACTCGCGCAAAGCATCGAGGACGCCGTGAGATTTACGGGCAAATGTCAAATTTGCGGCGGGCTTAGCGAGGATGAGATTTGCGACATTTGCAGCGACGAGACCCGCGACAAAGAGCTGCTGGCCGTCGTAGAAAGCCCCAAAGATATCCTGGTTTTCGAGCAAAGCGCGATCTACCGCGGGCGCTACTTTGCGCTCGAGGAGATAACGCAGGGGCAAACCGAAAAACTACGCACGGTCATAGTGCAAAACGGCGTAACCGAGATCATTTTCGCGCTAACGCCCGGGCTTAGCAGCGACGCGGTGATGATTTTTATCGAGGATAAATTAAGCGATCTAAACGTCAAATTTAGCAAGATAGCTCAAGGCGTGCCCACGGGCGTAAATCTCGAAAACATCGACATCCTCTCGCTTATGAAAGCGCTTGATAGCAGAACGAAGTTGTAA
- the uvrC gene encoding excinuclease ABC subunit UvrC: MLIDEIRSLPAQPGVYQYFDKAGKLLYVGKAKILKNRVKSYFSFTPSLAPSPKLGPRIHKMISEAVHLEYIVTPSEADALILENSFIKQLRPKYNILLRDDKTYPYIYVNLDEDFPRFEITRKIVRGKNVKYFGPYFRGARELLDALRLSFKLVQSKSALKATGAYLPYQIGYSEAPLISKISPADYAKVVEGAIAALNNPLSMLPKLVNLMNKYAQNENYEQAALVRDKINAIKDLDVKIEVDLAKLEDFEVFAVGAEQNLLCAVRFSVHGGKISGVYQNITNAKMSSQGDLNDAYKQIVLESFPAGAPVVSAKIYALEAFEDASLVEEILTARHGRKFSISVPKIGEKKRICEMALANAQVFIQKYLKTHDDAFLDELKEYFGLACAPHVIETFDNSHMFGTAAVGAMVRFEHGNFAKEHYRHMHLSHANDYDQMRQMLEGRALRFDKLSPPDLWLIDGGQALLDLATDIIASSGANVDILAISKEKIDAKAHRAKGGARDKIYASSGVFTLPVGDRRLQFFQRLRDEAHRFAITFHQKTKRKEDLGASKLADAGVSAGSIAKLVKFYGSFEAIMTATSEEIEKVTNRSVAAKIEQLKESEI; encoded by the coding sequence TTGCTAATCGATGAGATCCGTTCACTGCCAGCACAGCCCGGCGTTTATCAGTATTTCGACAAAGCGGGCAAGCTTCTTTACGTCGGCAAGGCTAAAATTTTAAAAAACCGCGTCAAAAGCTACTTTTCATTTACGCCAAGTCTCGCCCCCTCGCCCAAGCTGGGCCCGCGCATCCACAAAATGATCAGCGAGGCCGTACACCTCGAGTATATCGTAACTCCCAGCGAAGCCGACGCGCTGATACTGGAAAACTCCTTCATCAAGCAACTACGCCCCAAATACAACATCTTGCTGCGCGACGATAAGACCTACCCTTACATCTACGTAAATTTGGACGAGGATTTCCCGCGCTTTGAGATTACGCGCAAGATCGTCCGAGGCAAAAACGTCAAGTATTTCGGGCCGTATTTTCGCGGCGCGCGCGAGCTTTTAGATGCGCTTAGGCTAAGCTTTAAGCTCGTGCAAAGCAAAAGCGCGCTCAAAGCCACGGGCGCATATCTACCCTATCAGATCGGCTACTCAGAAGCCCCGCTCATCAGTAAAATTTCGCCCGCAGACTACGCCAAGGTCGTAGAGGGCGCGATTGCAGCGCTAAACAATCCGCTTTCTATGCTGCCAAAGCTCGTAAATTTGATGAACAAATACGCCCAAAACGAAAACTACGAGCAAGCCGCCCTCGTGCGCGATAAGATCAACGCGATCAAGGATCTAGACGTCAAAATCGAGGTCGATCTGGCTAAGCTCGAGGATTTTGAGGTTTTTGCCGTGGGAGCGGAGCAAAATTTGCTTTGCGCGGTGCGTTTTAGCGTGCACGGCGGCAAGATCAGCGGCGTGTATCAAAATATCACGAACGCCAAAATGAGCTCGCAAGGCGATCTAAACGACGCGTACAAACAAATAGTTTTAGAGAGCTTCCCGGCAGGCGCGCCCGTCGTGAGCGCCAAAATTTACGCGCTAGAAGCCTTTGAGGACGCAAGCCTCGTAGAGGAGATATTGACCGCTCGTCACGGCCGTAAATTTAGCATCTCCGTCCCTAAAATCGGCGAGAAAAAGCGTATCTGCGAGATGGCGCTAGCAAACGCGCAAGTCTTTATCCAAAAATACCTAAAAACCCACGACGACGCATTTTTGGACGAGTTAAAGGAGTATTTCGGCCTCGCATGCGCGCCGCACGTCATCGAGACTTTCGACAACTCGCATATGTTCGGCACGGCCGCAGTCGGCGCGATGGTGCGCTTTGAGCACGGCAACTTCGCCAAAGAGCACTACCGCCACATGCACCTCTCTCACGCAAACGACTACGATCAGATGCGCCAGATGCTAGAGGGGCGCGCTTTGCGGTTTGACAAGCTTAGTCCGCCCGATCTCTGGCTCATCGACGGCGGTCAGGCGCTACTGGATCTTGCTACGGATATCATCGCCAGTAGCGGCGCAAACGTCGATATACTCGCCATTTCAAAAGAAAAAATAGACGCCAAAGCCCACCGCGCAAAAGGCGGCGCGAGGGATAAAATTTACGCTAGCAGCGGCGTATTTACATTGCCCGTCGGCGATAGACGGCTTCAGTTTTTCCAGCGACTTCGCGACGAGGCGCACCGATTTGCCATTACCTTTCATCAAAAAACCAAGCGCAAAGAGGATCTGGGCGCCAGCAAGCTAGCAGACGCCGGCGTATCGGCGGGAAGTATCGCAAAGCTCGTCAAATTTTACGGCAGCTTTGAAGCGATAATGACTGCAACGAGCGAAGAGATCGAAAAGGTGACGAATAGGAGCGTGGCGGCCAAGATCGAGCAACTAAAAGAGAGTGAAATTTGA